The Elaeis guineensis isolate ETL-2024a chromosome 3, EG11, whole genome shotgun sequence region attagttactggatgaatcgtagtcaaaCGCTCGAGAGGATAGTAGCTGCGATGGTGGGATGGCTCgatattgatgcttctgagttagcacctctacagtcacatgatgccgcctctgcaccaccatcgcgatacatatcgggtcagggatcgacgcctgaagaagggaacgaggccaacgagTCAGATCATATCGAGTTTgtagtaattttaaatttaaaatggtgtatggacttatatttttgtatatgacaaagatggttatgaaactttttgatactttgaattggtcttttgacttagaatatttttattatgttaatatactgtttatttaaaatatgtttgatcagagaatttgtatttgagcagattttttttgaaaaaaaataaaaattttattttttatccaaaatttattttaacgacgaaatattaatttcatcgcaaaaaatttgtgaacccaaaaaagtaaaatttttattatacattgtgacgaaattttttattttgttgctatttttgcgacgaaaaaatagtttcgtcgctaaaaattttaactttttgcgacgaaatttttatttcgtcgcaattatggcgatgaatttttttatttcgtcgcccttatagcgacgaaatttttatttcattgctatttttgcgacgaaaaaatagtttcgtcgctaaaaattttaactttttgcgacgaaatttttatttcatcgcaattatggcgacgaatttttttatttcgtcgcccttatagcgatgaaatttttatttcgttgctatttttgcgatgaaaaaatagtttcgtcgctaaaaattttaactttttgcgacgaaatttttattttgtcgcaattatggcgatgaatttttttatttcgtcgcccttatagcgacgaaatttttatttcgtcgccattatagcgacgaaatttttatttcgttgcaattatagcaacgaacatttttttcgtcgcaattattgcAACGAAAATTTTGCGATAAATTTTGTTTGCGACGAAATCCGTTGCTAAGTTTTGCGACGAATTTCATTTTTGtcgtaaaaaataagaaaatatttttttttaatcacaatatttagcgacgaaattatttttcgttacaattttagcgacgaaaatttaagctcttgcgacaaaatattttcgttgctaatacagCACATACTTCGTCGTCTAtgtttactattttttgcgacgaaataaaatcgTTTCGTCGCTAAagtcttttgctacgaggcttttTCTACAAATTTTTAACGACGatatatttcgtcgcaaatacttttagcgacgaaaatatgatttttagcgacgaaaaaatttcgtcgcaaaaaatcaaatttcttatagTGTGTTTACTTTGTCCATAGGCTTTGTCTTTCTTCTGTTACCCAATTGAGTATACTATGTCTTCATTTACTCTTTTGTTTTGTATTACTTTTTCTTACCTGCGTTACAAGTTTCTTATTTGCCGTGCGCTCCTCACTTTCATCAGTCCTCTTATACATGGGCAACTAGCAATTTTTGTACACTTATTTTTCATGTAATTCAATGCAGTTGTCTTTTaaccaaaatatatatatatatatatatatatatatatatatatatatatatatatatatataaacacacacacacacacacatatacaggtTGCGTTATTTATTTCTCCTTTGGGCTTACGGAATCAATCCCAATTAGCTGCTCTATTCTCTACTGAAATAATGTCAAACACACTTAAACCACTTGGAAATTGGTTTGATCCTCACTTGGGACATTAGCAAGCTTAATCAAACCTTCTTGAAATATTTCTATGCTTTATTTTCCCGACCAAGTAATTCAGTCAATTTTAACTGGCTGTGGGGTTCGCAAGTTTCTATGAGGATGAAAATATTTTGGTGGAAACTGGTGAATTTAAAACTTCCTTACAAAGTTGTTCGAGCAAGCCGTGGTATCCTTCTTGAAGATGCTCAATACTGCGATCTGTGTCCATCATATACCTAGGATTGTGAACGCGTAGCAGTCACTTGTTCTTGTGCTCAAACTTGTTGGCAGCAGTTATCTAATGAAAGCGGCCTGGGCTTCTTTCCTACCTTGCGTTTGCTGAACTCGTGGTTGCTTCGTATTATTGTCTACAGATAGCTGTACACATTGGAAGATCAAAAATTATGGATAGAGAGAGATTCAGCAACAATTATGAATCGGCTTACCAATCCTTCTTCCTCTAGATATATATATGTGGATGGCTTCCAGATGGACAACTAAAGTTACTCATGCACCGCGAGAAGGAAATCATGCAGAAGATTGTTTACATAGTTAAGGGCTTAGGCCTAGCTATGCTCTGTAACATGTATAACTTTCTCTATTTCTAGAATATTTTCTCCTCCACTTTtgtatcaagaaaaaagaaaaaaggctgCAAGACATTTGTACATCAATAGCCTTTCAACGGACATTGCGACTAGAAATGCTTCTGCAGTCTACGTCACCAAAGAGAGGACCACCATAAaagttatacggtaaccatgcaaCTTCTTTCATATGAGATCTGAATTGTAATAGCAACACTCTTGTAATAAAGCGATATATCGATTATTTTTTCGTAATTATATTTCCAATTTCGTTCTTCTTCACCCAATCACCCTCCTTTTGGGGCTATCCTGGTATTTTTGTTATTATATCTCTTTTAATATTGACggtgcttaaaaaaaaaaaactctccaaCCTAATCCTGCAATTCCTTATTTATCCTTACTCCTATCATTTCTAGAGTCACCACctacaaaaattttaatatccgtgaatatgtaaattaaacccCCTAAACAATGATATTGCTTATCGCTGCAACGCATTCATCCAGTCGTGTTCTTACCTCAAAAAAGATAATGCTGGTCTCTAAAACTTTAACTGGATGAAATTTACAAAAATCCTCATCATGGCCTTCATTAGGTTGTTCGAAAATATAAACAAAAGACTTACGGGTGACATTGTTATGGATTATATTAGACCTTATGAGAATTCTCAAGAACATTTGACCAATTAAAAAGGTTAGTTCCAAGTAAGTTTAGTGATAGACAATGACAATTTAGAACTAAACTAGCAGAATTATGACTTTCACCAAATCATTATTATCCTTCAATCCTATTGCTGTGAGACTCCAATCAAGTGCTAACGTGGCTAGAGTGAATGCTGTCCAGGATTCAAGATGCTGAAGGGGACTTATAAAAGAAGTCCACACTCCTTAAGAGTATCCTGACTGGGACGCTTCGATGCCTAAATTAATTGAAGCTCGAAAATACTAGAGGATAAGAAAAGAATAAAGAGAGAAATAGCTTTTATTATGAAAGTTCTCCCATCCAAAAATGTTCCTCACTTTAGAGtcttctttattcttttttttattagGAAGTTTAGCCGTAGTCTGGTAGTCAAAATTTATAgattattagatttgattctttAGGCTATTGGACCGAATTTTAACCATTCATTGAGGAGAAAAATCTTCGAATTAAGGTTGTTTGTCGTGGATGCCATTGTAGGCTTCATCTATATGAAAAATTGAGTTGGTAATCTGAAATGGGTGCGAAGTCAAGATCCTGAACCCTAGTCTGATGTAATTTTACCAAGTCACTCTGAATGCACCCCAAAAAGAAAGTCCGTTTCGATTGGCAGATTTCCTCCATAACAAATCTCATTTACTAAATAGAATGAATTGCCACTCACGAAGTAAGGAAATAATACAGTAATATGGGCAACCATCCCCTTTTTCTGAAGCTGGAAGCAATCATCTCTTTTAGTACTCCAAATGTTTTCTTTTGATTAAATCACGTACCCAAGTTACAAGCCATGCGATGTGTTACCCAAAAAAACAAGCCATGTGATGTACCatactctgttgttgtgataacatatacgaTTTTTGACATATCAAAGCTTAAGTAGAATATTTAAAGCTAGAATGTATGGCAAAATTCATTATATATCAAAAAATGTTTAAAATAGGAATAATCAACAATAAGAATTTGTTGAATAAATCTTATATGGTTGGAACAAAATTTGATGGTTACAATCATTTTGCCAATGCACGCTTCCTCGATTCCTGAATGCTTAGCGACAGTTTAGTAATATGTCAAAGCCCAATTTATCAACTCGATCCAAGTTCATTGCAAACTTTTAATTAGCTATGCTGCATAGCTCCCATGTATACTTCTTAGGAGAGGACTCTCTGCTTGGTTAAATTGCACATTTGTTGTACCAGTTGATCCAAGTTCATTGCAAACTTTTAATTAGCCATGCTCCATAGCTCCTATATATACTTCTAAACCGCAATTAAAAAAAGGATTCTCTCATCAATCAAACCGCACATTTGTCATACCACTTGAATAAAGTTTAATTGCTAACTTTAAAGCAGTCACGCTGTATATCTCctaagagtaattctttgtgcaccgcctgcggtgtagaaaatctaacgTGGAGTGCACCGCTTCCTCCAATCGGACCATATAGCCATCACTTTTCGATgcatatttaatgcctgcaggttggtgtttttgtttaaaaattttatataacgaAAATAACTCTatccaaaattatgatattccttCACAAAAAACCTCTTATGATTTTCTGATATCTTGTATTACTTCCTGTGAgtgactttctataaatatatataacttcctgtgaatatatatgactttctttgAACATATATGATTTCCTATGATAtgttcacaagaagtcatatatgttgatcggaagttatatatattcacaggaagtcatatatgctCAAAGAAAataacaggaagtcatatatgttcacagaaaatcatatatatttaaatgaagtcatatatatttacacgAAGTCATatgacaggaagtcatatatattcacagaaagtcatacaaaATATCAGAAAACcatgaaagatattttcatcaaacaatttttaaataaaaacacCAACCTGCAAATATTAAATGTGCATCGAAAAGCGGTGGCTATGTGGTCCAATCAGAGAAAGTGGTGCATTCCATGTCAGATTTTCTATATCGTAAAtggtgtacaaaaaatttctctctcctataTGTACTTCCATAGAGCAACTAAAAAGAGGATTCTCTAATCAGCTAGACTGCACATTTGTCACACCACTCGATCCAAGTTTAATTGCTAACTTTTAATTAGTTATGCTGCAAGCTCCTATATATGCCTCTGAAGAGCAACTTGAAAAAAAAGAGACTTTGGTCGGTTAAAATGCATATTTATCGTTCCTCATTTCTCTTGTTGGCTGAATTATCATACTTTAACAAAAatcatttataatctataaaacaaGCTAATCATTCTATAAAAGAACATGCttctatatgtatatgaattttaattatttacaGTACGTGTTTTACATAATCGAGAGCTATACAGTCCTGAATAGCAACCACATCATCCTTCTCGGAGACGAATAGCTATTACTCATCTCATATGTGCCATGTTCCATGCCAAATACGAGACATGCTTGATGAATAATAGTTGTCCATCTTCGAGATGGATGACATGGTGGCTATCCAAAATAGGGTAGCTTTTCATGGTGCAAAACACGTACCCAAAAGGATCTAAATCCCATAAACATACACCACATATtaccttctaccaaaaaaaaaacaaaaaaaaaaaaaaatacaccacATATTACCTACCGCTCACATTTTCTACAACATCTTATATGTTTAAGCAGCTAAGCCATCCTCCTCCCTAATCCCCTAATTAATTACGTGATGCTCACAACTGGGTCTAATGACAAAGTGGGCACAACATCAGTCCATTCTCGTTGCACTTGCCGCACCTCAGCACCCCCTTTCCGTCCTCCGCCACCACCTTGCAGCTCCCATTGCACTCCAAGCACGGCACGAACCTCGCCCCGCCGCATCCCTTGCACTCCCTCCACCCTCCTCTCCCCCTCTCCCCTCTCGCCGCCATCCAACATAGCATCTCCCTCAGCTTCCCGGTCTCCCCAAGCTCCGCCACCTCCTTCACCCCTCCTACGTACCTCCCCCTTATGAACAACCTCGGCACCGCCGCCCCCTCGCCGACCAGCTCCCTCACCTCCTTCAAGTAATCTCCGTGAAGCGACACGTCGCGTTCCTCCACCACCACCCCAACCTCCACCGCATGCACCTCCACCGCCCGCCGCACCCACTCGCAGTCCTCGAACGTCCGCCGCACCCCATGCAGCGTCGTCGTGTAAAGAACCACGCCGTCGCCATTCCCCGACGGGCAGCGTTCAGGATAGCCCTCCAAAGGGTCTCGCCGCCGCCGCCACCGGGCAGTGGCGGTGAGATCGCCACTGGCCTTCTTGCTCTCCCTCTCCTGACGGTCGCGAATTATGAAGCTGTTCTCCTTCACCGGCTTGAAGCCCGCAAGCTCAAGCGAGGGCGGACGGGGTGGCGACAGGGATCGAGGAGGGGAGAAGGGTGGATTCTTTTTGTTGGTTGAGGAGGAAAGCTGGGCGGCGAGCTCTTCGAGGGTGTGGAGGGAGCTGGTCTTCTGGGGAGGACTCTTGCGATCAGAGGAGGGAGGGGGGAGTTGAGGGCGATTGGTTTTAGAAGGGAGAGGAGGAGGTTGGTGAAGAGAGGGCTTGAGGTCTTCTAAGGCTTTGCTGACCTCGGACCAAGAGTGTGGAGAGAACTCGTAGGATTCGATTTTCTCAAGGATAGGAAGGGGCAGGGGCGTGatggtcttcttctcttgctgcTGCTGCTTGGGGTCTTCTTCTGTTATGGTGGTGATAAGCCAGGGCTCTTGGATGGCGCTGACATCGAAAATGGAGATGCTGGTGGGTGGAGGGCGGTAGACGTCTGCCGCGACCGCCGCTTCCACGCGCTTCGAGCTCGCACATCCCATGCTTTCCTTCTCCGTGTCACACCCTCAAGGCTGGATGCTGGCGGCTGCCACAGGAGGAAAGAGATGGATACATAGATACAGAGAGAGAGACGGGGGATGGGAGAGATTGTGGTGAAGGAGGAAGTGAGAAATTGAGTGGCTGTGCACGGGTCAAGAGAATCCCAGTTGATGTTTGATAAGAGCCAGTAGAGACGGAATTTGttccttcttgatttttttttttttttctttggcctCATCTTTCTGTGGTGTTATATGGCCTTAACAGGCCGTAGCCTCTAGTTGATGACTGGATATAGGCATCCCACATGGACGAACGGAGAACTAATTATCctcactttttttttattattattattacgtCAATCGCTGAGGGGAGCTCAAGCCAATTGCCACTGGACTACCACCGCAACCAATTACCCTTCCGCCCGATtaccttttttttattcttttttttttttaactcctaTTTCctctctaaacatattgagagAGACAATTTCATTCGTAtgctaaggaaaaaaaaaataaaaataaaaaaactaaccACAAGTTACCATTTTATCTATTTTAGACACATTAAGAAAGTAATTTTATTCTTATAAGAACAAATTGAAATCATACACCATACACAACCTTTCACACTTCTCACGAACAAAAATCTTTTATCCCATGAAATATATCTCATCTCCTAAAACAATATTTGAAAAAGCTTCACTCATCCATTCCAAATTTATTCCATTACAAAACATGGTCTTCgtgtgtttaaaaaaaaaaaaaaaaaaaaaaaaagaagcagttAGACAGGATAACTTCATCCGACCCGATGAAATAAaatgattttgaaataaaattatttgaactggaataaaattttatcctattatctgGGACTTATCATGCTCCAAGTTTATTCTGCAACCAAACTTACCCTTTCCATTTctagtataaaaaaataattatacagGACAACTTGCCCTTACCCGGATCCAAAATACGGAATAGTTTCACCCCAAAAACCCCCCACAAAAATATTAGTGGCTCTTTTTGATAGAC contains the following coding sequences:
- the LOC105040916 gene encoding uncharacterized protein, giving the protein MGCASSKRVEAAVAADVYRPPPTSISIFDVSAIQEPWLITTITEEDPKQQQQEKKTITPLPLPILEKIESYEFSPHSWSEVSKALEDLKPSLHQPPPLPSKTNRPQLPPPSSDRKSPPQKTSSLHTLEELAAQLSSSTNKKNPPFSPPRSLSPPRPPSLELAGFKPVKENSFIIRDRQERESKKASGDLTATARWRRRRDPLEGYPERCPSGNGDGVVLYTTTLHGVRRTFEDCEWVRRAVEVHAVEVGVVVEERDVSLHGDYLKEVRELVGEGAAVPRLFIRGRYVGGVKEVAELGETGKLREMLCWMAARGERGRGGWRECKGCGGARFVPCLECNGSCKVVAEDGKGVLRCGKCNENGLMLCPLCH